The Pirellulales bacterium DNA segment CCGGCGGCATGAACACGCCTTGATCCTGGCGCCGCGCGGTTCTGGTCACCGCCGCCAGGCTAGGCGTCGTTTTGGATTCCGCCTGACAGGTGAGGGGCCGTTGTTAGGGTTCGTCCTCAGAAAGTGGTACGGGCCGCCAACCACAGGCATTATCGCCGCATGGCAGCGGGTTTGGGGATTGCTTCCGGAGTTGCGCAAAAGGGTAGGACGAGTGCCATCCCAAGTTCCACGTTGGGGCTGAAAGAGACCCACACGGACGAGCTTGTGTTCGCCCTGTGCGGGCCGATCGGCTCGTCCCTGCAAGCGGTCACCTCGACTCTCGAGAAGTTGCTGCGGGATCAGTTCGACTATGAGGTCAAAGTCGTTCGGCTCAGTGAAATTATCGAACAGTTGGATGGGAACCCGGTACCAAAGGCGGCGTTCGCTCGAGTAAGCCACCTGATCGAGCGTGGCAATCTCCTGAGGCAGAGGTTTGGCCCAAGTATTCTGGCAGACGTGGCAATCAGAGAGATTGCCGTTCGGCGCGAAGAACGAAAGCTGCCGGACGATCCTGTGGGAGTCTACCGCCCCGCTCGCGTTTGCCACATCGTCGACTCGATCAAGAATGAGGCTGAGTTGGAGGCCCTTCGGCTTGTCTACCGAGACATGCTGCATTGCATCGGCGTGTTCTCGCCCATGCCGCACAGAGAACAGCATCTGAAGGCAAAGGGCATGGATCTGGCCGAGATCTACAAGTTGATCGACCAGGATTCAGGCGAGGAATTCTCGCACGGGCAAACTGTTCGGAAGACGTTCCCGAAAGCCGACTACTTCCTTCGTGCGCCGCTGAACGGCTTGAATGTGGTTGAAGCCCGCATGCTCCGATACCTGAACCTGGTCTTCAGCACGGCGGTTATCACCCCCACGACAGCTGAAACGGCCATGTACCAGGCGGCATCAGCGTCGCGGAATTCGGCCTGCCTGTCGAGGCAGGTCGGTGCATCGATCGTGGACCAAACCGGTTCGCTCTTGGCTATCGGATGGAACGACGTTCCGCGCTTCCAAG contains these protein-coding regions:
- a CDS encoding anti-phage dCTP deaminase, producing the protein MGLKETHTDELVFALCGPIGSSLQAVTSTLEKLLRDQFDYEVKVVRLSEIIEQLDGNPVPKAAFARVSHLIERGNLLRQRFGPSILADVAIREIAVRREERKLPDDPVGVYRPARVCHIVDSIKNEAELEALRLVYRDMLHCIGVFSPMPHREQHLKAKGMDLAEIYKLIDQDSGEEFSHGQTVRKTFPKADYFLRAPLNGLNVVEARMLRYLNLVFSTAVITPTTAETAMYQAASASRNSACLSRQVGASIVDQTGSLLAIGWNDVPRFQGGLYVTRAEDVPQGSEDHRCANWGGKCHNDAEKSLIAAEATEALAKAGLLVGDRDAAIRTILESKVGRLIEFSRAIHAEMHAILNASHSAGARLKGASLYCTTYPCHYCARHIVAAGIVSVYYIQPYGKSLAGKLHHDSISEAEGTQNRVTILPYDGVAPSKYLQLFAMPADERKDNGGVLKTRNSRDARPKSEVTLESLPALEGLVVTRLRNQNLLSSDEGGAA